A single window of Synechococcus sp. CBW1004 DNA harbors:
- a CDS encoding nucleotidyltransferase family protein, with product MGTDAGAARPAGWVASRPLLLQVLHWLVDPQGASAGGPPQIGHPPGFLQAVRRHRLAIPLARHADVLSLPASLADPLVREARHQQRASLALIALALEAQAALEQAGLRALLLKGPALAVQTTGVARGRGGGDLDLLVAPEDLPAVVALLEGLGFHRPPGMFPRRLDSFWGRYARWTGHELSLERPGSPCLDLHWGINTVRAPLPPFEALWQARQTVNLNGRAVPTLSLDHAFRHSCLHAASDQWMTLHHLLDVALLARQLPPATGPRLRRARCVRHSCAAAYDATGCSALLAFTDPGRPDCRRAIARARWAQERPPRVSADGAWHPGHWLDNVVRRASLSPSPLDWLRVVACSSLPPAAFNDPLTGEDRGLLATLQARRGRLRERMAERR from the coding sequence ATGGGAACCGACGCCGGAGCGGCCCGCCCAGCCGGCTGGGTGGCCTCCAGACCCCTGCTCCTTCAGGTCCTGCACTGGCTGGTGGATCCCCAGGGTGCCTCTGCCGGTGGCCCACCGCAGATCGGCCATCCGCCGGGGTTCCTGCAGGCGGTGCGCCGCCACCGGCTGGCCATTCCTCTGGCTCGCCATGCGGACGTCCTCTCCCTGCCGGCGAGCCTGGCGGACCCGCTGGTGCGGGAGGCCCGCCACCAGCAGCGGGCGTCCCTGGCCCTGATCGCCCTGGCCCTGGAGGCGCAGGCGGCCCTGGAGCAGGCGGGCCTGCGCGCCCTGCTGCTCAAGGGGCCGGCACTGGCCGTGCAGACCACCGGTGTGGCGAGGGGACGGGGTGGGGGGGATCTGGATCTGCTGGTGGCTCCGGAGGATCTGCCCGCCGTGGTGGCCCTGCTGGAGGGGCTGGGCTTTCACCGACCCCCTGGGATGTTTCCACGCCGGCTCGATTCGTTCTGGGGGCGCTACGCCCGCTGGACGGGCCACGAACTCAGCCTGGAACGGCCAGGAAGTCCCTGCCTGGATCTGCACTGGGGCATCAACACGGTGCGGGCACCCCTGCCCCCGTTTGAGGCCCTCTGGCAGGCCCGCCAGACGGTGAACCTCAACGGCAGAGCCGTGCCCACCCTGTCGCTGGATCACGCCTTCCGGCACAGCTGCCTGCACGCCGCCTCGGATCAGTGGATGACACTCCACCACCTGCTGGACGTCGCCCTCCTGGCCCGCCAGCTCCCCCCGGCCACCGGGCCGCGCCTGCGACGGGCGCGCTGCGTGCGCCACAGCTGCGCCGCCGCCTACGACGCCACAGGCTGCTCCGCCCTGCTGGCCTTCACCGATCCAGGGCGGCCCGACTGCCGGCGGGCCATCGCCCGCGCCCGCTGGGCCCAGGAGCGGCCGCCGCGGGTGAGCGCTGATGGGGCCTGGCATCCCGGCCACTGGCTGGACAACGTGGTGCGCCGAGCCTCCCTCAGCCCCTCCCCCCTCGACTGGCTGCGGGTGGTGGCGTGCTCCAGCCTGCCGCCCGCGGCCTTCAACGACCCCCTCACCGGCGAGGACCGGGGGCTTCTCGCCACGCTCCAGGCTCGCAGGGGTCGGCTACGGGAGCGGATGGCGGAGCGCCGCTGA
- a CDS encoding nucleotidyltransferase family protein translates to MAGLLPDQDPTLFLLACLAPAPRALEAWSTWRARHGPAEGMGGAQRSLRSLSAVLACSLLEAGASLDRHDATWLRAAQLHEQRRTERYQEIAAAVLASLSAAGLPFLLARGAAVAEGVLPKPWLRHCHDLDLLVPESHLDRASEVLVQSGLREEASADAGRAFLHRRLLPVRLHPKPLPSPFFGPLLEDLQVRARQATILGTSLLLPSADDLLLHVCCHAACRGGRTSLRWVSDAHAIVVQSEEIDWSRLRTTAADHGLSAQLAVTLGYLAHDIGTPIPSTLLEALAADASRADGLERELLIHAARLGEGGHFGTLWQAVGARSRISLARWLLVPDGAYLKRLEASPSPSGSQLLLRHWHSRLTAAPSALARLAFQGSP, encoded by the coding sequence TTGGCCGGCCTTCTTCCCGACCAGGATCCAACCCTGTTTCTTCTCGCCTGTCTGGCACCGGCTCCCAGGGCGCTGGAGGCTTGGTCCACCTGGCGGGCCCGCCATGGCCCCGCGGAGGGGATGGGGGGCGCCCAGCGCAGCCTGCGCAGCCTGTCCGCGGTTTTGGCCTGCTCCCTGCTGGAGGCCGGCGCCAGTCTGGATCGGCACGATGCCACCTGGTTGCGGGCGGCCCAGCTGCACGAGCAGCGGCGCACGGAACGGTATCAGGAGATCGCCGCTGCTGTTCTCGCCTCCCTCTCGGCCGCGGGGCTCCCTTTTCTGCTGGCCCGGGGGGCGGCCGTGGCGGAGGGGGTGCTGCCGAAGCCCTGGCTTCGCCACTGCCATGATCTCGACCTGCTGGTGCCGGAGTCCCATCTCGACAGGGCATCCGAAGTCCTCGTCCAGTCGGGATTAAGGGAAGAAGCCTCGGCTGATGCGGGGCGCGCCTTCCTTCACAGGCGACTCCTTCCGGTGCGGCTCCACCCAAAGCCCCTGCCTTCACCCTTTTTTGGGCCTTTGCTGGAGGATCTGCAGGTCCGCGCACGTCAGGCCACGATCCTTGGCACCTCCCTGCTGCTGCCCTCTGCGGATGATCTCTTGCTGCATGTGTGCTGCCATGCCGCCTGTCGCGGCGGGCGCACGTCTCTGCGCTGGGTGAGCGATGCCCACGCGATCGTGGTTCAGAGCGAGGAGATCGACTGGTCGCGTCTGCGCACCACCGCGGCGGACCATGGCCTTTCGGCCCAGCTGGCGGTGACGCTGGGCTATCTCGCCCATGACATCGGCACCCCCATCCCGTCCACGCTTCTGGAGGCCCTGGCCGCGGACGCTTCCCGGGCGGACGGGCTTGAGCGGGAGCTGCTCATTCACGCCGCCCGCCTCGGCGAAGGGGGCCATTTCGGGACGCTCTGGCAGGCCGTGGGCGCCCGCTCCAGGATCAGCCTGGCCCGCTGGTTGCTCGTTCCAGATGGCGCGTATCTGAAGCGCCTGGAGGCGTCTCCCTCACCATCTGGATCCCAGTTGTTATTGCGCCACTGGCACAGCCGGCTCACCGCGGCGCCATCGGCCCTCGCTCGGCTCGCTTTCCAGGGCTCACCATGA
- a CDS encoding IS5 family transposase, with protein sequence MAAPLQLGFTDYEQTYAKKKTRRQRFLDEMEATVPWDPFLALISPVYHRPSAKGGRPPFPLEVMLRIHLLQQWFTLSDPLMEEMLIDTPCFRRFAGIDMVEDRIPDETTILNFRHLLEENRIAEQILETVNQSLREKGVMLKEGTILDATIINAPSSTKNKTGERDPEMHSVAKGNQWFFGMRCHIGVDAASGLVHSVVSTAANVHELNTAPDRVHGEERVIYGDSGHIGIEKREAFKDCEAEMRIAMKPGQRRVLADTPEGRLLDLMEAAKAHVRAKVEHPFRIIKCQFGFRKVFYRGIRKNNLKLTMLFALANLWMVRERCPSTA encoded by the coding sequence ATGGCGGCCCCCCTCCAGTTGGGTTTCACGGACTACGAGCAGACCTACGCCAAGAAGAAAACGCGCCGGCAGCGCTTCCTCGATGAGATGGAAGCCACAGTGCCCTGGGATCCTTTCCTGGCCTTGATTTCGCCTGTGTACCACAGGCCTTCTGCCAAGGGCGGGCGCCCACCGTTTCCGCTGGAGGTGATGCTGCGCATCCACCTGCTGCAGCAGTGGTTCACGCTTTCCGATCCCTTGATGGAGGAGATGCTGATCGATACCCCCTGCTTCCGCCGCTTTGCTGGGATCGACATGGTTGAGGACCGGATCCCTGACGAGACGACGATCCTGAACTTCCGCCACCTCCTGGAAGAGAATCGGATAGCAGAGCAGATCCTGGAGACGGTGAACCAGAGCCTGCGGGAGAAGGGCGTGATGCTTAAGGAGGGTACGATCCTCGATGCCACAATCATCAACGCTCCCAGTTCAACCAAGAACAAGACGGGCGAGCGGGATCCTGAAATGCACTCGGTGGCCAAAGGCAACCAGTGGTTCTTTGGGATGCGGTGCCACATCGGTGTGGATGCAGCCTCGGGTCTGGTCCATTCCGTGGTGAGCACGGCTGCCAACGTCCATGAGCTGAACACGGCACCCGATCGCGTCCATGGCGAGGAACGCGTGATCTACGGCGACTCTGGCCACATCGGCATCGAAAAGCGTGAGGCGTTCAAGGACTGCGAAGCAGAGATGCGCATCGCCATGAAGCCCGGACAGCGCCGAGTTCTAGCGGACACCCCAGAGGGAAGACTGCTGGATCTGATGGAGGCGGCGAAAGCACATGTCAGGGCAAAGGTGGAGCATCCATTTCGGATCATCAAGTGCCAGTTTGGATTTCGGAAGGTCTTCTACCGAGGCATCCGCAAGAACAACCTCAAGCTGACGATGCTGTTTGCCCTCGCCAATCTCTGGATGGTGCGCGAACGTTGTCCTTCTACAGCGTAA
- a CDS encoding ATP-binding cassette domain-containing protein has protein sequence MPRPAFLPAIVTRLRNLSLLGQLAREAGWRHVLRLILYTFLSSLVEISGLGLGVSLLLQSGSSPAARFPFHLELPLPQALLTLLALMLLRGTLQALITIGQEDLRCSFADQLRQGLLSQVLHAPSLNLQQMGRGDLIGLLIADISSSVLALEQGTRVLQALLSLLLLAVGVLAVGRGAAAPLLLALVATGVAALLQRSGSWKLGRLRTRINAALQRTVGDGLHGVKAVRAAGGETWLLRRFSQEALRYRQVLFQIVRRQATFNALRDTLVVLVVGVWLIWGRGDLPASAVATTLLFAYRSGTVLSAAIGAQRHCLGALPGYATLCERRSRLTPPPVPSPSRTTSPERLGLLRDPAVWQGLCWTGADGMAAPPGNSPTLHLRPGALMVVVGPSGSGKTTLLDRFCGLLGEERSAWQLQTRQGDVLLAGPAGAGQLRQVLAYAPQVAVLFEASLRNNLTLDQHQGSGIIEAWMERLGLAHLLERSGGLDGTLPLMLDHFSGGEIHRLGLLRAWLRDRPVEVLDEPTAYLDAEASERVSTILKERARQRLVLVSSHDPALIAMADGVLRLTAAERQEAERQHQVGG, from the coding sequence ATGCCGCGCCCTGCCTTCCTCCCTGCCATTGTCACCCGTCTCCGCAATCTCTCGCTCCTAGGGCAGCTGGCGCGGGAGGCGGGCTGGCGGCATGTGTTGCGGCTCATTCTGTACACCTTCCTGAGCAGCCTGGTGGAGATCAGCGGCCTGGGTCTGGGGGTGTCGCTCCTGCTGCAGAGCGGCTCCTCCCCTGCCGCCCGGTTCCCGTTCCATCTCGAGCTCCCGCTCCCCCAGGCCCTGTTGACCCTCCTGGCACTGATGCTGCTGCGGGGCACCCTGCAGGCCCTGATCACCATCGGGCAGGAGGACCTGCGGTGTTCCTTCGCCGATCAGCTGCGCCAGGGACTGCTGAGCCAGGTGCTCCATGCCCCTTCCCTCAACCTTCAGCAGATGGGTAGAGGGGATCTGATCGGGCTCCTGATCGCCGACATCTCCAGCAGCGTGCTGGCCCTGGAGCAGGGCACCCGGGTCCTCCAGGCTCTCCTCTCGCTGCTGTTGCTTGCGGTCGGCGTGCTGGCGGTGGGTCGGGGGGCTGCCGCGCCCCTGCTGCTGGCGTTGGTGGCCACGGGCGTGGCCGCCCTGCTCCAGCGGTCTGGCAGCTGGAAGCTCGGGCGCCTGCGCACCCGGATCAATGCTGCCCTGCAGCGCACGGTCGGGGATGGCCTGCACGGAGTCAAGGCGGTGCGTGCCGCCGGCGGAGAAACCTGGTTGCTGCGTCGCTTCTCCCAGGAAGCCCTCCGCTACCGCCAGGTGCTGTTCCAGATCGTGCGGCGCCAGGCCACGTTCAATGCCCTCCGCGACACCCTCGTGGTGCTGGTGGTGGGGGTATGGCTGATTTGGGGTCGGGGGGACCTGCCGGCCTCGGCGGTGGCCACCACCCTGCTGTTCGCCTATCGCAGTGGCACCGTTCTCAGCGCCGCCATCGGTGCCCAGCGTCATTGCCTGGGAGCCCTTCCCGGCTATGCCACCCTCTGTGAGCGGCGTTCCAGACTCACGCCACCGCCCGTGCCGTCGCCGTCGCGCACCACCTCCCCCGAGCGGCTCGGTTTGCTGAGGGATCCCGCCGTCTGGCAGGGGTTGTGCTGGACCGGGGCCGATGGGATGGCTGCCCCCCCCGGGAATTCCCCCACCCTGCATCTCCGACCGGGGGCCCTGATGGTGGTGGTGGGGCCCTCCGGCAGCGGCAAGACCACGCTCCTCGACCGGTTCTGCGGCCTGCTGGGGGAGGAGCGGAGTGCCTGGCAGCTCCAGACCCGGCAGGGGGATGTCCTGCTCGCCGGGCCGGCGGGAGCCGGCCAGCTGCGGCAGGTGCTGGCCTATGCGCCCCAGGTGGCCGTGCTCTTCGAGGCCAGCCTCCGCAACAACCTCACCCTCGATCAGCACCAGGGAAGCGGGATCATCGAAGCCTGGATGGAGCGCCTGGGCCTGGCCCACCTGCTGGAACGGAGCGGGGGCCTGGACGGCACCCTCCCCCTCATGTTGGATCACTTCTCCGGCGGCGAGATCCATCGCCTCGGCCTGTTGCGGGCCTGGCTGCGGGATCGGCCCGTGGAGGTGCTGGATGAGCCCACGGCCTACCTCGATGCTGAAGCCTCGGAACGGGTCAGCACCATTCTCAAGGAGCGTGCCCGGCAGAGGCTGGTGCTGGTGAGCAGCCACGACCCCGCTCTGATCGCCATGGCCGATGGAGTGCTCCGCCTCACTGCGGCCGAGCGCCAGGAGGCGGAACGCCAGCATCAGGTGGGAGGATGA